The Candidatus Thermoplasmatota archaeon genomic sequence ATCTTCTCGACGCCAAGGACGAGCGAGACGTCGGAGAGGCCCGTGGCCACGGCAAGCCAGGCGCTTCGGATCGCCGCCTGACCGCTTGCGCAGGCGAGCTCGACGCGCTGGATCATGCGCCAAGGCTTCACGCCCACCTGTTCTGCGGCAAGGGGCGCGACGTGGCTTTGGAACGCGAAGCGCTCGGGCTCGGCCGCGCCCACGAACAGCGAGTCGACCTCCTTCCGATCGAGGCCCGGCACGTCCTCGAAGGTCGCCTTGCCCGCCTCCTGGACGAGCTCCTTCCACGTGGCGGCCCGCACGCCAAACTTCGTGACGCCGCCGCCGACGATGGCCACGTCGCGCATGCCAGCGGCATCACGGCGCGGAGGATATAACAGTTCGCGCTTCCCTGCCCGCCGCATGACCGCGGGCTGGCGCCTCGCGTACCTGTACGTCGGAAGCTCCCGCTTCGCCGACGACCTCGCGTACTACCGCGACGTGCTGCGCGCGCCGCTTGCCTGGAACCTCGAGGGCTTCGGCGCGCACGTGGCCGCCTTCCGCTTCGGCGAAGGGCCCCTCGTGCTCCTGGCCGACCACCGGCCCGCGGGCACCTGCATGCCCGTGTACGCGGTGCCCGATCTGGAAGCGACCGTCTCCGACCTTCGCTTGCGCGGTTGGTCGCCACGTTCGGGCCCCTTCGAGATCCCGCCGGGTCCCTGCTACACGTTTGCCGATC encodes the following:
- a CDS encoding VOC family protein, with translation MTAGWRLAYLYVGSSRFADDLAYYRDVLRAPLAWNLEGFGAHVAAFRFGEGPLVLLADHRPAGTCMPVYAVPDLEATVSDLRLRGWSPRSGPFEIPPGPCYTFADPSGNEVAIYEEVRPRPFEE